CAGGTTTTTTTGTACGGATTGATGTCAAACGTTTCTTTATCCTGTGTGGTTAAAATTTCGATTTGCTGTTTTTCCAGATCTATTTTCAGTTCTGTTGCCGGATTTCGTCTATTTCCGCAAAAATTTTCTGCGAAAATTCCGCGAAAAACCACCACAGGCAACAAACCGTTGTTTAAAGCATTATTCTTTAAAGATATCTGCAAAGAAACTCGACACCACCACTTTGAAACCATAATCGTGAATTGCCACGCCACATCTTCGCGTGATGAACCGCAACTCGAAGTTTTTACCGACAACCAGAATCGTCCGCTGTATGCTGGATTATTTAAGACGAACGCTTCTTTCAGCGTATTAGCGTTGTTGTATCGCCAGTCGCGAAATAAATTATCGCCGAATCCTTCGCGCGTTGTTGCTTTCAGAAAGCGCGCCGGTATAATCTGGTCAGTGTCCACATCTTCCATATTCAACGGAACTGCAGTGGATTGTATAGTTAT
This Sphingobacteriales bacterium DNA region includes the following protein-coding sequences:
- the leuD gene encoding 3-isopropylmalate dehydratase small subunit, translating into ITIQSTAVPLNMEDVDTDQIIPARFLKATTREGFGDNLFRDWRYNNANTLKEAFVLNNPAYSGRFWLSVKTSSCGSSREDVAWQFTIMVSKWWCRVSLQISLKNNALNNGLLPVVVFRGIFAENFCGNRRNPATELKIDLEKQQIEILTTQDKETFDINPYKKTCMINGYDDIDFLLSLKDKIEAFELK